A genomic segment from Thermostichus lividus PCC 6715 encodes:
- a CDS encoding S4 domain-containing protein: MAIAPAELSLDDQRPPLALVRISGNFLFDPATYIDFKSALEAAVTVAPCPWDQLAIAPPQTKHLTTVEASLRLDVVASAGFGLSRSKISEWISSGMVRVNWHVVQHPRYAVKVNDLITIRGKGKLVIQEIQTTKKNRYRLEMERSR; encoded by the coding sequence ATGGCGATCGCCCCTGCGGAGCTATCCCTAGACGATCAACGTCCTCCCCTAGCCTTGGTGCGCATTAGCGGTAACTTTCTGTTTGACCCCGCCACCTATATCGATTTTAAGTCAGCCCTAGAGGCAGCTGTAACCGTTGCCCCCTGTCCTTGGGATCAATTGGCCATTGCGCCGCCGCAAACCAAGCATCTCACCACCGTCGAAGCCTCTCTGCGCCTCGATGTCGTTGCCTCAGCTGGATTTGGCCTCTCCCGCAGCAAAATAAGTGAATGGATTAGCAGTGGTATGGTGCGCGTCAACTGGCACGTTGTGCAGCACCCCCGGTATGCCGTCAAAGTGAACGACCTCATCACCATTCGAGGTAAAGGCAAACTCGTGATCCAAGAGATTCAAACTACAAAGAAAAATCGCTATCGTCTTGAAATGGAGCGCAGCCGTTGA
- the cysH gene encoding phosphoadenosine phosphosulfate reductase, with protein sequence MATSTSFDLDALNQQFEGAHPRDILAWAVAAIPQGLVQTSAFNVDDVMITDLLYRELQPTPAVPVLFLDTLHHFPETLEFVQKAKDTYQLDLHTYKIREVDSRAAFAERYGDRLWETNVEQFHYLTKIEPLQRGLAELNTVAWITGRRRDQAVTRADMPYVERDKDGRLKINPLAAWTRKQTWAYVAEHHVIYNPLHDRGYASIGDEPLTTPVGEGEDERAGRWRGMGKTECGIHI encoded by the coding sequence ATGGCCACCTCCACTAGCTTTGATCTCGATGCCCTCAATCAACAGTTCGAGGGCGCACACCCCCGTGACATTCTGGCTTGGGCTGTGGCGGCCATTCCCCAGGGATTGGTACAAACCAGTGCGTTTAATGTCGATGATGTCATGATCACAGACTTGCTGTACCGCGAGTTGCAGCCTACCCCCGCCGTGCCTGTGCTCTTTTTAGATACGCTCCACCACTTTCCGGAAACCCTTGAGTTTGTCCAAAAAGCTAAGGACACCTACCAGCTTGACCTGCATACCTACAAAATTCGCGAGGTGGATAGTCGAGCAGCCTTTGCTGAGCGCTATGGCGATCGCCTGTGGGAAACCAATGTAGAGCAATTCCATTACCTAACAAAAATTGAACCTTTGCAGCGGGGCCTAGCTGAACTGAACACCGTTGCTTGGATTACCGGGCGGCGCCGCGATCAGGCCGTGACCCGGGCTGACATGCCCTACGTGGAACGGGATAAAGACGGTCGCCTCAAAATCAATCCATTGGCTGCTTGGACACGCAAGCAAACTTGGGCTTACGTGGCAGAGCACCATGTCATCTACAATCCTCTGCATGATCGTGGCTATGCCAGTATTGGCGATGAACCCTTAACCACACCGGTAGGGGAAGGGGAAGACGAGCGCGCTGGCCGCTGGCGCGGCATGGGCAAAACGGAGTGTGGTATTCACATCTAG
- the glyQ gene encoding glycine--tRNA ligase subunit alpha, with translation MYFQDIIATLHQFWAAQGCLIVQPYDVEKGAGTKSPHTFLRALGPEPWSVAYVEPCRRPADGRYGQNPNRYQYYYQYQVLIKPSPDRIQEIYLDSLRALGIRPEDHDIRFVEDNWEDAAVGAWGVGWEVWLDGMEVTQFTYFQQCGGLDCRPVSIEITYGLERLTMYLQEVDAIADIRWNETLTYGDVHLQGEIEQSTYNFEAADPERLFALFSLYQQEAEQLLDKQLVLPSLDYVLKCSHTFNLLDARGVISVAERTRYIGRIRSLARRVAQAYVQQREALGFPLLRQAAAA, from the coding sequence ATGTACTTTCAGGATATTATTGCTACCCTGCATCAATTTTGGGCAGCTCAGGGATGCCTGATTGTGCAGCCCTACGATGTGGAAAAAGGGGCGGGCACCAAAAGCCCCCACACATTTCTGCGCGCCCTTGGCCCTGAGCCGTGGTCGGTGGCTTACGTTGAACCCTGCCGACGACCGGCAGATGGTCGCTATGGCCAAAATCCTAACCGCTATCAATACTACTATCAGTACCAAGTGCTGATTAAACCTTCTCCCGATCGCATCCAAGAGATCTATTTAGACTCCCTGCGCGCCCTTGGTATTCGCCCGGAAGATCACGATATTCGCTTTGTGGAAGACAACTGGGAAGATGCGGCAGTTGGCGCGTGGGGGGTGGGCTGGGAGGTGTGGCTAGACGGCATGGAAGTGACCCAGTTTACCTATTTTCAGCAGTGTGGCGGCCTCGATTGTCGGCCGGTTTCCATTGAAATTACCTACGGGCTGGAACGGTTGACAATGTACCTGCAGGAGGTGGATGCGATCGCCGACATTCGCTGGAATGAAACCCTTACCTATGGTGATGTTCATCTCCAGGGGGAAATTGAACAGTCCACCTATAACTTTGAAGCGGCGGATCCGGAACGCCTATTTGCGCTATTTAGTCTTTACCAGCAGGAGGCAGAGCAATTACTGGACAAGCAGTTGGTGCTACCGAGCCTAGACTACGTGCTGAAGTGTTCCCATACCTTTAACCTCTTAGATGCTCGGGGGGTGATTTCGGTGGCGGAACGCACCCGCTATATTGGCCGTATTCGTAGTTTGGCGCGACGGGTTGCCCAAGCCTATGTTCAACAACGGGAGGCCTTAGGATTTCCACTGCTCAGACAGGCTGCCGCCGCTTAA
- a CDS encoding polysaccharide deacetylase family protein — protein sequence MGQSLLRWHPLGLCACLVVLLPALAADVPRFLSPRQFWGQLVYRVTPVKPEKVVALTFDDGPWGDSTRKLLSILKEHNVKATFFVVGKHLLMYPDLTAEIVKAGHAVGNHSWSHAYTPIAPEVAKQEIENTSALIAKQSTAQTRLFRPPGGHLETGLVAYAKSKNYAIIMWSVDTHDTKPNTTAAQIVERTLNDVKPGAIILLHDGGGDRAVTRAALPTLIRRLKAQGYRFVTVPELLELAVKAPPPPPQPTVPPEFSPPLPQKPPPDPAVSENPPTQTPPVTP from the coding sequence ATGGGTCAATCGTTGCTGCGCTGGCACCCCCTAGGGCTGTGTGCCTGTTTAGTTGTGCTTTTACCGGCTTTGGCGGCGGATGTACCCCGCTTTTTGAGTCCGCGCCAGTTTTGGGGACAGTTAGTGTATCGAGTCACCCCCGTCAAACCTGAGAAAGTGGTGGCGCTCACCTTTGATGATGGTCCGTGGGGCGACTCCACCCGCAAGCTGCTCAGCATTCTCAAAGAGCATAATGTCAAAGCCACGTTTTTTGTGGTGGGTAAGCATTTACTGATGTATCCTGATCTGACTGCGGAGATTGTCAAGGCGGGGCATGCGGTGGGCAACCACAGTTGGAGCCACGCCTACACCCCTATTGCTCCAGAGGTGGCAAAACAGGAAATTGAAAATACCTCTGCCCTAATTGCTAAACAAAGTACCGCCCAAACCCGTTTATTTCGCCCTCCGGGGGGGCATCTGGAAACGGGGTTAGTGGCCTATGCCAAATCCAAGAACTATGCCATCATCATGTGGTCAGTGGATACCCACGATACTAAGCCGAATACAACCGCCGCACAGATTGTTGAGCGCACCCTAAACGACGTGAAACCCGGTGCCATTATTTTGCTCCATGATGGCGGGGGCGATCGCGCCGTTACCCGTGCAGCTCTCCCCACCCTGATTCGCCGCCTCAAAGCGCAGGGCTATCGCTTTGTCACGGTGCCGGAACTGCTGGAATTAGCTGTTAAAGCGCCGCCACCTCCCCCTCAACCGACAGTCCCACCGGAGTTCAGCCCCCCATTGCCCCAAAAGCCACCCCCAGATCCGGCGGTTAGTGAAAATCCACCGACCCAGACCCCGCCTGTTACCCCCTAG
- a CDS encoding glycoside hydrolase family 10 protein, giving the protein MVRRRYRLWLFLCLLCLGLCWRLLPLQAQGMAPIRGVWLTANDMPMLRDRPRLEAALNDLQRLNFNTLYPVVWNSGYVSFPSATATHLGIQPFVLQGVQGYDILRELTEQAHCRNLLVIPWFEFGFMVPETSELAIAHPDWLTQGVNGETTRLTAAGEVAWLNPLHPEVQSFLTNIVLEVLRQYPVDGIQFDDHLSLPTEFGYDAYTRRLYEQETKKPVPANPRDEAWMRWRADKLTAFVKSLRQRVKQEFPYAIFSVSPTTLPTAYQSFLQDWPQWVAQGIPDEVVVQVYRYNLPSFVQQLAQPELLQAQAKIPTAVGVLTGLRTNPVPIQLVDAKVEAAQQSGFGVSFFFYETLWERTPEPRDLRQNAFLFHFRHPMPRRTFGQACTRG; this is encoded by the coding sequence ATGGTGCGTCGTCGCTATCGGCTTTGGCTGTTCCTCTGTCTGCTTTGCCTTGGTCTGTGCTGGAGGCTCCTCCCCCTACAGGCTCAGGGCATGGCACCAATTCGTGGCGTGTGGTTAACCGCCAACGATATGCCCATGTTGCGCGATCGCCCCCGTCTCGAAGCGGCGCTCAACGATTTGCAACGCCTGAATTTTAATACCCTCTATCCAGTGGTTTGGAATTCCGGCTATGTCAGCTTTCCAAGCGCAACGGCCACTCATTTAGGGATTCAACCCTTTGTGCTGCAAGGGGTACAGGGCTACGACATTCTTCGGGAACTCACAGAACAAGCCCATTGCCGCAATCTCTTAGTGATTCCGTGGTTTGAATTTGGCTTCATGGTGCCGGAAACCTCAGAGCTGGCGATCGCCCACCCCGATTGGCTGACCCAAGGGGTCAATGGCGAGACCACCCGCCTCACTGCTGCAGGGGAGGTGGCTTGGCTCAACCCGCTACATCCTGAAGTGCAGTCATTTCTCACCAATATTGTCCTAGAAGTGTTGCGTCAGTACCCTGTGGATGGTATTCAGTTTGACGATCACCTGAGTCTGCCGACGGAATTCGGCTATGATGCCTACACCCGCCGTCTCTACGAACAGGAAACTAAAAAACCAGTCCCAGCAAACCCCCGCGATGAGGCATGGATGCGCTGGCGTGCCGATAAACTCACCGCCTTTGTCAAAAGCCTGCGCCAGCGAGTGAAGCAGGAGTTTCCCTATGCCATTTTCTCAGTATCGCCCACCACCTTGCCTACGGCTTACCAGAGTTTTCTACAGGACTGGCCGCAGTGGGTTGCTCAAGGGATTCCCGATGAAGTAGTAGTACAAGTCTATCGTTACAATCTCCCGAGCTTTGTCCAGCAACTGGCTCAACCGGAACTGCTCCAAGCACAGGCGAAAATTCCCACGGCGGTGGGCGTGCTTACGGGGTTGCGCACGAACCCCGTCCCCATTCAACTGGTAGATGCGAAGGTGGAGGCAGCTCAACAGTCAGGCTTTGGCGTTTCCTTTTTCTTTTATGAAACCCTTTGGGAGCGTACCCCCGAGCCACGGGATCTGCGTCAAAATGCCTTTCTATTTCACTTTCGACATCCCATGCCGCGCCGCACCTTTGGCCAAGCCTGCACCCGGGGCTAA